In Vanrija pseudolonga chromosome 4, complete sequence, a single window of DNA contains:
- the YALI0F00396g gene encoding Leucine aminopeptidase 2: MSFSELYRQKVPAPQDTDQSTLSNYKDIRTTHTDLEWEIDWDRKVFGGNAVVSLEATADKVDEVILDTSFLDVKGVEIAGKAAEWSLDNHIEVMGQALHVKLPKALTKGETVDITVVYSTTPQCTAVGWLNPNQTKSGKYPYLYSQSQAIHGRSMIPCQDTPAIKATYASRVTSTLPVLMSGLRQSPPPEAPLELGKKIEYVYDQPVAIPSYLIAIASGEVLYKAFADIKGRNWRTGVWTEPETMKAAYWEFEEDTAKQVATAEDLTSAYRFGVYDFLILPDSFPYGGMENCCLTFATPTLIAGDRSLVDVIAHEISHSWFGNSIGCASWGHFWLNEGWTTYLERLIIGKLQGEESRQLSFIIGRVGLKESLKGYENEPRFQRLLPDLKKHEDPDDAFSQVPYEKGSNFLLYLERTVGGLEHFLPYMKDYVKTFTNTSITTGQWRDHLFDFFGRQPAGEEYLRKLGQVDFDEWLHGDGLDLCVDVQYDESLAKPCNELAGRWEKALKGTDFSQFTAKDVAHFSSTQKTVFLDKLGEAAGAFTPAAAKALDQAYTLNNQDNAEIKLRFYKIVLKSGPEYAESAAEWVVTKGRMKFCRPIFRLLNEQAPELARNTFTEHAAFYHPIARKMIAKDLGIEL, translated from the exons ATGTCCTTCTCCGAGCTCTACCGTCAAAAGGTGCCCGCGCCCCAGGACACTGACCAGTCCACCCTCTCAAACTACAAGGATATtcgcaccacccacaccgaCCTTGAGTGGGAGATCGACTGGGACCGCAAGGTCTTTGGCGGAAATGCTGTTGTCAGCCTCGAGGCGACCGCTGACAAGGTCGATGAGGTCATCCTCGACACCAGCTtcctcgacgtcaagggCGTCGAGATTGCCGGCAAGGCTGCT GAGTGGAGCCTGGACAACCATATCGAGGTCATGGGCCAGGCGCTCCATGTCAAGCTGCCCAAGGCGCTGACCAAGGGCGAG actGTCGATATCACCGTCGTCTACTCTACCACCCCTCAATGCACTGCTGTCGGATGGCTGAACCCAAA CCAGACCAAGAGCGGCAAGTACCCCTACCTCTACTCGCAGAGCCAGGCGATTCACGGCCGCTCGATGATTCCGTGCCAGGACACTCCGGCTATCAAGGCAACCTACGCGTCGCGTGTGACGTCAACCCTCCCGGTCCTCATGTCGGGTCTCCGTCAGAGCCCCCCTCCTGAGGCGCCTCTCGAGCTTGGCAAGAAGATTGAGTATGTCTACGACCAG CCCGTTGCGATCCCCTCGTACCTCATCGCCATTGCCTCTGGCGAGGTCCTCTACAAGGCCTTTGCGGATATCAAGGGCCGTAACTGGCGCACTGGTGTCTGGACCGAGCCTGAGACCATGAAGGCCGCTTACTGGGAGTTTGAGGAGGACACGGCCAAGCAGGTTGCTACTGCCGAGGACCTCACCTCGGCCTACCGTTTCGGCGTCTATGACTTCCTCATTCTTCCCGACTCGTTCCCCTATGGCG GCATGGAGAACTGCTGCTTGACCTTTGCTACCCCGACCCTCATCGCTGGTGACCGCTCGCTCGTTGATGTTATTGCCCACGAGATCAGCCAC TCCTGGTTTGGCAACTCGATTGGCTGCGCTTCGTGGGGCCACTTTTGGCTCAATGAGGGCTGGACCACCTACCTCGAGCGTCTCATCATTGGCAAGCTCCAGGGCGAGGAGTCTCGTCAGCT GTCTTTCATTATTGGCCGTGTCGGTCTCAAGGAGTCACTCAAGGGCTATGAGAATGAGCCTCGCTTCCAGCGCCTTCTTCCTGACCTGAAGAAGCATGAGGACC CCGACGATGCCTTTAGCCAGGTTCCATACGAGAAGGGCTCCAACTTCCTTCTGTATCTCGAGCGCACTGTCGGTGGTCTGGAGCACTTCCTTCCCTACATGAAGGACTATGTCAAGACATTCACCAACACTTCGATCACAACTGGCCAGTGGCGTGACCATCTGTTCGACTTTTTCGGGCgccagccggccggcgaggagtACCTCCGAAAGCTTGGTCAGGTTGACTTTGATGAG TGGCTGCACGGagacggcctcgacctctgcGTCGATGTTCAGTACGACGAGTCTCTGGCCAAGCCGTGCAACGAGCTCGCAGGTCGTTGGGAAAAGGCACTCAAGGGGACCGACTTCTCCCAGTTCACGGCCAAGGATGTGGCCCACTTTTCATCCACCCAGAAGACTGtcttcctcgacaagctcggtgAGGCCGCCGGAGCGTtcacgccggcggccgcaAAGGCTTTGGACCAGGCCTACACCTTGAATAACCAAGACAATGCGGAGATCAAGCTCCGCTTCTACAAGATCGTCCTCAAGAGTGGCCCGGAGTATGCCGAGAGTGCCGCCG AATGGGTCGTTACCAAGGGTCGCATGAAGTTCTGTCGC CCAATCTTCCGTCTGTTGAACGAGCAAGCGCCTGAACTCGCCCGCAACACCTTTACGGAACATGCGGCCTTCTAC CACCCTATCGCGCGCAAGATGATTGCGAAGGATCTCGGCATCGAGCTCTAG